The genomic segment ATCACCGGGGACGCCAACGGCACCGGCGACCTGACCTCCTTCGACCGCATCTTCGGCGCCTCGGGCAACGACACCGTCCGCGGCGGCGACTCGCGCGACCGCATCTACGGCGGCAGCGGCAACGACACGTCCTACGGCGAGAACGGCAACGACCTGATGGCCGGGGGCACGGGCGACGACCTCCAGGACGGCGGACCGGGCAACGACCGGATCTTCGCCAACCTCGGGCAGGACACGACCTCCGGTGGCCAGGGCGACGACGACCTGTGGGCGCTGGCCCGCGGCGACGTGCATCCGGGACCCGACGGCGAGGTCGACACGGCCGGCGACACGCTGGACGGCGGCCCCGGCAACGACGTGTTCCACACCCGTGACGGCGAGGTCGACCGGGTCACCTGCGGCGACGGCAACGACACCGCGCTGCTCGACACCGTCGACGTGATCACCGACGCGACCGCCGAGAACCCCAACGGCTCCTGTGAGAAGGTCGTGCGCAAGGCCCCGACCCCGCGCGAGTCCCGCAACGAGGACGCCCAGCAGGCGCCCGCGGCGGCGAACGTCACGACCTAGGGGAACGCTCGCCCGGGGGGCGAGGTTCCCTTGCGGGTGCTCGCCCGGGGGGAGACCCGCGGGGAACGCAGGGCCTGGGGGCCCCTCGCTCTGGAGGGGCGACGCACATGGTGCGCCGCCCCTCCCCGCTCAGAAGTGACCGGCCACCGACGCCGCCACCTCGCGGTGGTCCTCGGGCGCCGGGCGCAGGATGAGCACCTCGGCGTCGGCGCGGCGCAGCAGCCACACGAGGTCGTCGCCGCTGAAGCCCGCGCCCGGGTTGTTGGTGGCCGACACGATGACCCGGTCGAAGCGCTCCTCGTCGAGCATCCGCCGCAGCGCGTCACGATAGGTGCGCCCGCGCGCCACCCGCGCGTCGATCGCGACGTGCTGGGAGCTGGCGCGCTGCTCGATCGTCTCCAGCAGCGGCATGGCTCGGGCGCACTGCGCCGGCAGGGCGGCCTCCAGCGGCAGGTTGAGCGGGACGGTCGCCAGGTAGCAGGGCATGAGCGTCGCGCCCTCGGCGCCGGCCAGCCGCACCGCGGCGTCGAACGCGCGGCGCGAGATCGACGCGCCCGTGAACGGCAGCAGGATCCGGCGCACGGACTCCGGGCGCGCGGCGCGCACCTCCCGGCGCCCCGGCGCCCCGCGGCGCTCCCACGCCACGCCGCCCGCCAGGGCCACGGCCGCCGCGGCGACGACGACGAACACGACGAGCACGATCATGCGTGACCTCCGTTGCGCGCCCGCAGGCGGGCGCGGTCGGCGACGATGCGCACGTCCACGCCCGGGGCGAGGCGCATGATGCGCAGGGGCAGCGGCTCGCGCAGGCGCGCGAGGCCGCGGGCCGGGCGCGACGCGCCCAGCAGGATGTAGGTGATGCCGCGCTCGTGCGCGACCCGGGCGACGGTCTGCGCGACGTCGTCGCCGGGCTCGACGAGCAGCGTGGCGCCGAGCACCGACGCCAGCTGGCGCAGCGCCTGCAGCGCCCGCAGGGCCTCGACCTCCTGGCCCGACGGCGCGGCTGACGGCGCGACCCACAGCAGGTCCAGCGGGGCGCTGAGACGCTGCGCCGAGCGCCACGCGCGTCGCACGAGGCGCTGCGCCTCCGGACGGGGCTCCACGAGCGCCAGGAGGCGCTCGCCGACGGCCTGGGCCATCCCGGCGCCGACGTTGTCGCCGTCGCGCGAGGGGCGCTCCTCGGGCGCGGCGCGGCGCGCCTCGACGCTCTCGGCGACCTGGCGCAGCGCGGTCTCGCGCAGCGCGTTGAGGTTCTCGATGCGGAAGAAGTTGTTCAGCGCGGCGTCGATGCGCGCCTCCGGGTAGACCTTGCCCGCCCGCAGGCGCTCCAGCAGCGCCTCGGGGGTCACGTCGACGAGCACGATCTCGTCGGCCTGCGCGAGCACGGAGTCGGGCACGGTCTCACGGACCCTCACGCCGGACAGCTCGGCGATCTTGTCGTTGAGCGACTCGAGGTGCTGGACGTTCATCGTGGAGAGGACGTCGATGCCCGCGTCCAGCATCTGGCGGACGTCCTCGTGGCGCTTGGCGTGCTCGAGGCCCGGCGCATTGGTGTGGGCCAGCTCGTCGACGAGGCACAGCTCGGGCGCGCGC from the Baekduia soli genome contains:
- a CDS encoding sensor histidine kinase KdpD translates to MIDAGRGHLKVFLGMAAGVGKTVRMLDDGRAELEGGRDVVVGLLETHGRTDTADRAVGLEILPRRRITYRGSTFEDLDLPAVLARAPELCLVDELAHTNAPGLEHAKRHEDVRQMLDAGIDVLSTMNVQHLESLNDKIAELSGVRVRETVPDSVLAQADEIVLVDVTPEALLERLRAGKVYPEARIDAALNNFFRIENLNALRETALRQVAESVEARRAAPEERPSRDGDNVGAGMAQAVGERLLALVEPRPEAQRLVRRAWRSAQRLSAPLDLLWVAPSAAPSGQEVEALRALQALRQLASVLGATLLVEPGDDVAQTVARVAHERGITYILLGASRPARGLARLREPLPLRIMRLAPGVDVRIVADRARLRARNGGHA
- a CDS encoding universal stress protein, with protein sequence MIVLVVFVVVAAAAVALAGGVAWERRGAPGRREVRAARPESVRRILLPFTGASISRRAFDAAVRLAGAEGATLMPCYLATVPLNLPLEAALPAQCARAMPLLETIEQRASSQHVAIDARVARGRTYRDALRRMLDEERFDRVIVSATNNPGAGFSGDDLVWLLRRADAEVLILRPAPEDHREVAASVAGHF
- a CDS encoding calcium-binding protein, which codes for MQVRTSIIGVGAALALIPAGTALAATINGGPGNERLVGTRVADRINGNGGNDRIFGRSGDDQLSGGAGNDRVFGGPGNDTIAGVQGNDWLNGGSGDDTITGDANGTGDLTSFDRIFGASGNDTVRGGDSRDRIYGGSGNDTSYGENGNDLMAGGTGDDLQDGGPGNDRIFANLGQDTTSGGQGDDDLWALARGDVHPGPDGEVDTAGDTLDGGPGNDVFHTRDGEVDRVTCGDGNDTALLDTVDVITDATAENPNGSCEKVVRKAPTPRESRNEDAQQAPAAANVTT